The Niallia alba genome includes a window with the following:
- a CDS encoding ABC transporter permease, protein MTFRQFAFNNVLRNKRLYIAYFLSSMFTVMVFFTFAIFAFHPAFSDASVNETAVFGMGVAGGIIYVFSFFFVLYSMSSFLQSRKKEFGLLMMFGASNRQIRLLVFLENILIGFFATVSGILTGLVFAKVILLIAENVLIISESLDFYFPTWAIIVTFISFLILFFLISVFVSFILRTNKLIDLIKGDKKSKGEPKASLLLSILAALLLLVGYGTAVYVKGLFVIYAMIPVIVVVTLGTYLLFTQLSVYVIRKLKGNKSIFWKKTNMLLFSDLSFRMKDNARTFFLVAIISTVAFSAIGTLYGFQAYFTKGIKDINRYTFTYSPLGDDSKEVIEKDISQVNAILKDEKLDAMIEQVQLNYYQVTGKKESVLIARASDYNSFAGLIGETELHPKENEAIVVEQSDAVLMNGKSKASKELMETAIPLKSGQEISPTRVIEASVLTEIKAYYVVNDKIYDQLNEPIESNHSVVWQVKEGQTDKVVEVGKQLDKELPFKAFSVDYTIYQINKAYGPILFIGLFIGIVFFVSAGSFLYFRLFTDLEEEKRKFQSIAKIGLTESELKRVVNRQIALLFFSPIIVALIHGSVALTALSHFFDFNITVEASLVLGSFAFIQLLYFLIVRYFYVKQVKRIIL, encoded by the coding sequence ATGACTTTTCGTCAGTTCGCGTTTAATAACGTCCTACGCAATAAACGGCTGTATATTGCGTACTTCCTAAGCAGCATGTTTACGGTAATGGTTTTCTTCACTTTTGCTATCTTTGCTTTCCATCCGGCCTTTTCAGATGCCAGCGTTAATGAAACGGCTGTATTTGGAATGGGGGTTGCTGGCGGAATTATTTATGTGTTTTCTTTCTTTTTTGTTTTATATTCGATGAGTTCTTTCTTACAGTCACGAAAGAAAGAATTTGGCTTATTAATGATGTTTGGAGCATCCAATCGGCAGATTCGCCTCTTAGTTTTCTTAGAAAATATATTAATTGGATTTTTTGCGACAGTAAGTGGTATTTTAACAGGATTAGTATTTGCAAAAGTCATTCTTTTGATTGCTGAGAATGTTTTAATTATTAGCGAATCATTGGATTTTTATTTCCCTACATGGGCAATTATCGTGACATTTATTAGTTTTCTTATTCTCTTTTTCCTTATTTCGGTCTTTGTTTCGTTTATTCTTCGTACCAATAAATTGATTGATTTAATAAAGGGAGACAAAAAGTCAAAAGGAGAGCCGAAAGCTTCTTTACTTCTATCCATTCTAGCAGCGTTGCTTCTGCTTGTAGGTTATGGTACTGCGGTTTATGTGAAGGGGTTATTTGTGATTTACGCAATGATACCAGTTATTGTCGTAGTGACACTAGGGACTTATCTTTTATTTACTCAATTGAGCGTGTATGTCATCCGAAAGCTAAAAGGCAATAAGTCTATCTTTTGGAAAAAAACAAATATGCTACTGTTCTCCGATTTATCCTTTCGGATGAAGGATAATGCAAGAACCTTTTTCTTGGTGGCAATTATCTCCACAGTTGCTTTTAGTGCAATTGGGACCCTATACGGTTTCCAAGCGTACTTTACAAAAGGGATAAAAGATATAAATCGATACACTTTCACTTATTCTCCATTAGGAGATGATAGCAAAGAGGTAATCGAAAAAGATATTAGCCAAGTGAATGCTATTCTTAAAGATGAAAAATTGGATGCGATGATAGAACAGGTTCAGCTGAACTATTATCAAGTAACTGGAAAAAAGGAGAGCGTCTTAATTGCGAGAGCATCTGATTATAATAGCTTTGCTGGGCTAATTGGAGAGACAGAACTTCATCCTAAGGAAAACGAAGCGATTGTCGTGGAACAAAGTGATGCAGTCTTAATGAATGGGAAATCGAAAGCCAGTAAAGAGTTAATGGAAACAGCTATTCCTTTAAAAAGCGGTCAAGAAATATCTCCGACTCGAGTAATCGAAGCGTCTGTTTTAACAGAAATAAAGGCTTATTATGTAGTGAATGATAAGATTTATGACCAGCTTAATGAACCAATAGAAAGTAATCACAGTGTCGTATGGCAAGTGAAAGAAGGACAAACAGATAAAGTAGTTGAAGTAGGGAAACAATTAGATAAAGAATTACCGTTTAAAGCTTTTTCTGTTGACTATACAATTTATCAAATCAATAAAGCATATGGACCGATTCTCTTTATCGGCTTGTTTATTGGAATTGTATTCTTCGTTTCTGCAGGAAGCTTTCTCTACTTCCGCTTATTCACCGATTTAGAAGAAGAAAAGCGCAAATTCCAATCGATTGCGAAAATTGGATTAACGGAGAGTGAGTTAAAAAGAGTCGTGAATAGACAAATAGCCCTGTTATTTTTCTCACCGATTATAGTAGCATTAATTCACGGTTCCGTTGCACTAACTGCCTTATCTCATTTCTTTGACTTTAATATCACAGTAGAGGCCTCGTTAGTATTAGGAAGCTTTGCTTTTATTCAGCTTCTTTATTTCTTGATTGTTCGCTACTTCTACGTTAAACAGGTGAAAAGAATCATCCTTTAA
- a CDS encoding ABC transporter ATP-binding protein gives MLKLKNVSKVYEGKVAYRALTDINFEIEKGEFVVIMGPSGSGKTTLLNIISTNDAPTAGSVEMEGKMPHTLKKNALAKFRRNELGFIFQDFNLLHTLTVEENIVLPLTLDGSPVKEMKRKAEEIAKDLGISAILNKRTYEISGGQAQRVAIARAMIHEPKLLLADEPTGNLDSKAAKDVMNMLVSINEKKQTSLLMVTHDPQAASYSDRVIFIRDGKLHSEIHRGDSRQAFFQKIIDMLSLMGGDGNDFSSVRV, from the coding sequence ATGCTTAAACTTAAAAACGTAAGTAAGGTTTACGAAGGAAAAGTAGCTTACCGTGCCCTTACTGATATTAATTTTGAAATAGAAAAAGGCGAATTTGTTGTGATCATGGGTCCTTCTGGAAGTGGGAAGACAACTTTATTAAATATTATTTCTACGAATGACGCCCCTACGGCAGGCTCTGTTGAGATGGAAGGGAAAATGCCACATACGCTCAAAAAAAATGCACTGGCTAAGTTCCGAAGAAATGAATTAGGATTTATCTTTCAGGATTTTAATCTATTGCATACATTAACGGTGGAAGAAAATATTGTCTTGCCATTAACTTTAGATGGTTCTCCTGTCAAAGAAATGAAGAGGAAGGCAGAAGAGATTGCCAAAGATTTGGGTATCTCAGCCATTCTAAATAAACGCACTTACGAAATTTCAGGTGGTCAGGCACAGCGGGTCGCTATTGCAAGAGCGATGATTCATGAACCTAAGCTATTATTGGCAGATGAGCCAACAGGAAACCTAGATTCGAAAGCAGCAAAAGATGTGATGAATATGCTTGTTTCCATTAATGAGAAGAAGCAAACGAGCTTGTTAATGGTAACACATGATCCACAAGCAGCTAGTTATTCAGATAGAGTAATCTTTATTCGTGATGGAAAGCTGCATTCGGAAATTCATAGAGGGGATAGTAGGCAAGCATTTTTCCAAAAAATAATCGATATGCTTTCGTTGATGGGAGGCGACGGAAATGACTTTTCGTCAGTTCGCGTTTAA
- a CDS encoding 5-oxoprolinase subunit C family protein has translation MEYIKCLKPGLLTTIQDLGRHSYQSFGVSACGAMDPLSLKLANIIVGNPQDYAVLEITLLGPEILFKGEGVIAITGADLSPTLNEKELPMWRAVHVQEGDILKFAKARTGCRSYLAILGGMLVPEVMGSKSTFLRGNYGGIEGRALQKNDRIPVGPIHHSWIKKVKNRGISDSVIRNIFHKDAVRFVWGPHDRAFKEESKELFIESVYQITNQSDRMGYRLEGKALLHKKSADILSEFVAPGTIQVPANGKPILLMADCQMSGGYTKIGMVIGVDIPLVAQKKPGDFIKFQPVSIEQAQEEWKRQMKWLSILSKNNTHLIAK, from the coding sequence ATGGAATATATAAAATGTTTAAAGCCAGGTTTATTAACAACCATTCAAGATTTGGGGAGGCATTCCTATCAATCATTTGGTGTTTCAGCTTGTGGAGCAATGGATCCTCTATCCTTAAAACTGGCTAATATTATTGTCGGCAACCCACAAGATTATGCTGTTCTAGAAATAACATTACTAGGACCAGAAATACTCTTCAAGGGAGAAGGAGTCATTGCAATTACGGGGGCTGACTTATCACCAACATTAAATGAAAAAGAGCTGCCTATGTGGAGAGCTGTCCACGTACAGGAAGGGGACATTTTGAAATTTGCCAAAGCAAGAACTGGATGTCGCAGTTATCTTGCTATCCTTGGTGGAATGCTTGTTCCAGAAGTAATGGGGAGTAAATCCACTTTTCTTCGCGGAAATTATGGAGGAATAGAAGGAAGAGCACTCCAAAAAAACGATCGCATTCCAGTAGGACCGATCCATCATAGTTGGATAAAAAAGGTGAAAAATAGGGGGATATCTGATTCGGTTATTCGGAATATCTTTCATAAGGATGCTGTTCGATTTGTATGGGGTCCACATGATAGGGCGTTTAAAGAAGAATCAAAGGAACTATTTATCGAAAGTGTCTATCAGATTACTAATCAATCTGATCGAATGGGCTATCGTCTTGAAGGAAAAGCACTATTACATAAAAAGTCTGCTGATATACTTAGTGAATTTGTTGCACCAGGAACGATCCAAGTGCCGGCAAACGGTAAGCCAATCCTATTAATGGCAGATTGCCAAATGTCCGGAGGTTATACAAAAATCGGCATGGTCATTGGCGTGGATATTCCTTTAGTAGCACAGAAGAAACCTGGCGACTTTATAAAGTTCCAACCAGTTTCTATCGAGCAAGCTCAAGAAGAATGGAAAAGACAAATGAAATGGTTATCGATTTTAAGCAAAAATAACACCCATTTAATAGCAAAATAA
- a CDS encoding 6-phospho-beta-glucosidase — protein sequence MGFGKDFLWGGATAANQCEGGFNEGGRGLANVDVIPTGPDRRSIITGKKKMFDFEEGYFYPAKEAIDMYHHYKEDIALFGEMGFKTYRLSIAWSRIFPKGDEMKPNEEGLKFYEDLFKECHKYGIEPLVTITHFDCPMHLIEQYGGWRNRELIDFYKRLCTVLFTRYKGLVKYWLTFNEINMILHAPFLGAGLCFEEGENEEQVKYQAAHHELVASAEATKIAHEIDPENKVGCMLAAASYYPYSCRPEDVWEAKKKDRGNYFFIDVQSKGAYPAYAVKELERKGIEVEMTANDVEVLKENTVDFISFSYYASRVAAAEDSDVEKTAGNLFPTVKNPYLQSSQWGWQIDPLGLRITMNDLYDRYQKPLFIVENGLGAIDAPDEAGYVEDDYRIEYLAAHLQAMKDAVDEDGVDLLGYTSWGCIDLVSAGTGEMKKRYGFIYVDRDNEGNGTLQRSKKKSFHWYKKVIASNGEDLSNQL from the coding sequence ATGGGATTTGGAAAAGATTTTTTATGGGGCGGTGCAACCGCTGCGAATCAATGTGAAGGTGGATTTAACGAAGGTGGCAGAGGCTTAGCGAATGTTGATGTGATTCCAACTGGTCCAGATCGCAGAAGCATTATTACTGGTAAAAAGAAAATGTTTGATTTTGAGGAAGGCTATTTTTATCCTGCGAAAGAAGCCATTGATATGTATCATCATTACAAAGAAGATATTGCTCTATTCGGGGAAATGGGGTTTAAAACATATCGATTATCCATTGCCTGGAGCCGTATTTTTCCAAAAGGGGATGAAATGAAACCTAATGAAGAGGGACTAAAGTTTTACGAGGATCTATTTAAAGAATGTCATAAATATGGAATCGAACCGTTAGTGACTATTACTCACTTTGATTGTCCAATGCATTTAATCGAGCAGTATGGCGGCTGGAGAAACCGAGAACTGATTGATTTTTATAAACGTTTATGCACTGTATTGTTTACTCGCTATAAGGGGCTTGTTAAATACTGGCTGACTTTCAATGAAATCAATATGATTCTTCATGCACCATTTCTTGGAGCAGGACTCTGCTTTGAAGAAGGCGAAAATGAAGAACAAGTAAAATATCAAGCGGCACACCATGAACTAGTAGCAAGTGCTGAAGCAACAAAAATCGCTCATGAAATCGATCCAGAGAATAAGGTAGGATGTATGCTGGCAGCTGCGAGTTACTATCCTTATAGTTGTCGACCAGAAGATGTCTGGGAAGCGAAGAAAAAGGACCGAGGAAATTACTTTTTCATAGATGTTCAATCTAAAGGAGCTTATCCTGCCTATGCAGTAAAAGAATTAGAGAGAAAAGGCATTGAAGTTGAAATGACTGCAAATGATGTAGAAGTTTTAAAAGAAAATACGGTTGATTTCATATCGTTCTCTTATTATGCTTCTAGGGTTGCAGCAGCTGAAGATTCCGATGTGGAAAAGACAGCCGGTAATTTATTCCCAACGGTAAAGAACCCATATCTTCAATCAAGTCAATGGGGATGGCAGATTGATCCATTAGGTTTACGTATTACAATGAATGATTTATATGATCGTTATCAGAAGCCTTTATTCATCGTTGAAAATGGGCTTGGTGCAATCGATGCACCAGATGAAGCAGGGTATGTAGAAGATGATTATCGCATTGAGTATCTAGCTGCACATCTTCAAGCAATGAAGGATGCAGTCGATGAAGACGGTGTCGATTTGCTTGGCTATACGAGCTGGGGCTGTATTGATCTAGTATCGGCAGGAACTGGTGAAATGAAAAAACGCTATGGTTTTATCTATGTAGACCGTGATAATGAAGGAAACGGCACATTGCAAAGATCGAAAAAGAAGTCATTTCATTGGTATAAGAAAGTAATTGCTTCTAATGGAGAGGATTTATCCAACCAATTGTAA
- a CDS encoding response regulator transcription factor yields MQKIMIIEDDAKIAEYLSTYIKKYGYEAIITIDFENIIDTFREVQPDILLLDINLPSYDGYYWCRQIRKESICPVIFISARTGEMDQVMAIENGGDDFITKPFHPDIVMAKIRSQLRRAYGEYATKHEERVLHQEGLSLYPERFELRFKDKVTQLTKKETDIIESLLDRYPRVAGRQDLLAKLWDDEAYVDENTLNVNIARVRKKFQELGIEEAVETVRGAGYRLRPTWKEGHA; encoded by the coding sequence ATGCAGAAAATCATGATTATTGAAGACGATGCGAAAATCGCAGAATATCTCAGCACCTACATAAAAAAATATGGATATGAGGCGATCATAACGATCGATTTTGAAAACATAATAGATACATTTAGAGAAGTGCAGCCGGACATTCTACTACTGGATATTAATCTTCCTAGTTATGACGGCTACTATTGGTGTCGGCAAATTCGTAAAGAATCCATTTGCCCAGTAATTTTTATTTCAGCGAGAACAGGTGAGATGGACCAAGTAATGGCGATTGAAAATGGTGGGGATGATTTCATTACAAAACCCTTTCATCCCGATATTGTTATGGCGAAAATTAGAAGTCAATTACGCCGTGCATACGGCGAATATGCGACTAAGCATGAGGAAAGAGTGCTTCATCAAGAGGGTTTGAGCTTATATCCGGAACGTTTTGAATTACGATTTAAAGACAAAGTGACCCAATTGACTAAAAAGGAAACAGACATTATCGAAAGCTTACTTGATCGATATCCTCGTGTTGCTGGACGGCAGGATTTATTAGCAAAGCTTTGGGATGACGAAGCATATGTTGATGAGAATACATTGAATGTAAATATTGCTCGTGTCCGGAAAAAGTTCCAAGAGCTAGGGATTGAAGAGGCTGTGGAAACGGTAAGAGGGGCGGGGTATCGTTTGCGTCCGACTTGGAAAGAGGGACATGCATGA
- the pxpB gene encoding 5-oxoprolinase subunit PxpB: protein MEVKRTRKIDYLPMGEQILIVQFEDVLSIENNQMVQHFAQLTRTLKIEGVKDIVTAMSNFSIMYDPLLISFEQLKEKLAQIELTEIHGTKKKSRVVHIPVVFDEQHGPDLAELAKITGYSVQEIIKMITSKTYYVYMLGFIAGLPYMGDIDERIIVPRKSNPTAKVPKGTVAIANRMTSIYTVESPGGWHLVGWTPMNIFDVTQNPPNFIGAGDYVKYEPISSEDAYKWSKQVRKERNQLWNI from the coding sequence TTGGAGGTAAAACGAACAAGGAAGATTGATTATTTGCCAATGGGAGAACAGATTTTAATCGTCCAGTTTGAAGATGTTTTATCCATCGAAAACAACCAAATGGTTCAACATTTTGCCCAATTAACAAGGACTTTAAAAATAGAAGGGGTAAAAGATATTGTCACAGCGATGAGTAATTTCTCCATAATGTATGATCCACTATTGATAAGTTTTGAGCAATTAAAAGAGAAGCTAGCCCAAATTGAATTAACAGAAATACATGGAACGAAGAAAAAGTCTCGAGTTGTCCATATCCCAGTTGTTTTCGATGAACAGCATGGTCCAGATTTAGCTGAATTAGCAAAGATCACTGGTTATAGTGTCCAAGAAATTATAAAAATGATTACTTCAAAGACCTATTATGTTTATATGCTTGGATTTATTGCTGGCCTGCCGTATATGGGAGATATAGACGAACGAATTATTGTTCCTAGAAAGTCTAATCCAACAGCAAAAGTTCCTAAAGGGACTGTTGCTATTGCGAACCGTATGACATCTATTTATACAGTTGAATCTCCAGGAGGGTGGCACCTGGTAGGATGGACACCAATGAATATCTTTGATGTAACACAGAATCCTCCTAACTTTATCGGAGCAGGGGATTATGTTAAATATGAGCCGATTTCATCAGAAGATGCTTATAAATGGAGCAAACAAGTACGTAAAGAGCGGAATCAATTATGGAATATATAA
- a CDS encoding sensor histidine kinase, giving the protein MKLFLREHILLIMVQLFQCVLIPFLFWLDGYRGIGVSLYAIFLSIVFITAFLLYQYISRRKFYQRLESPMETLDGSLETAEAKPIAEALDQLLIAQYRLFQEEIQKAEERQDEHLLFMDRWVHQMKTPLSVIELTAQTLDEPESSSIREETDRMRNGLNTVLYMARLRTITEDFQIKPVILSKLIHEVNQENKRFYIRNEVYPQFKEEKPGITVETDEKWLFFLLTQLVHNAVKYSTGKAKHLILSLYEKSGEAILEVQDFGVGIPVVDVKRIFNKFYTGENGRKYRESTGMGLYLVKEVAERLEHRVELESKVGVGTTVRIIFSNTQNLTSM; this is encoded by the coding sequence ATGAAGCTATTCCTTCGCGAGCATATTTTATTGATAATGGTACAACTGTTCCAATGTGTTTTGATTCCTTTTCTATTTTGGTTGGATGGTTACCGGGGGATAGGAGTAAGTCTATATGCTATTTTTCTATCAATCGTATTTATAACAGCATTCCTGCTATATCAATATATAAGTAGAAGAAAATTCTATCAAAGGTTGGAGAGTCCAATGGAAACATTGGATGGATCGCTTGAGACTGCCGAAGCAAAACCCATTGCAGAAGCTCTTGATCAATTATTAATCGCACAATATCGTTTATTCCAAGAAGAAATCCAAAAAGCAGAGGAACGACAGGATGAGCATTTACTATTTATGGATCGTTGGGTTCATCAAATGAAAACACCACTTTCTGTTATTGAGCTAACAGCACAAACGCTTGATGAGCCAGAATCATCAAGTATCCGGGAAGAGACGGACCGAATGCGAAACGGGTTGAATACCGTTCTTTATATGGCAAGACTTCGTACCATTACAGAGGATTTTCAGATTAAGCCTGTTATTCTTTCCAAGCTAATACACGAAGTGAATCAGGAAAACAAGCGCTTTTACATTCGCAATGAAGTGTATCCTCAATTTAAAGAAGAAAAGCCAGGAATAACAGTAGAGACAGATGAAAAGTGGCTCTTTTTTCTCTTAACACAGCTTGTACATAATGCCGTTAAATATTCGACAGGAAAAGCAAAGCATCTTATTCTTTCCCTTTATGAAAAGTCAGGGGAAGCCATTCTTGAAGTGCAAGATTTTGGGGTGGGGATACCAGTTGTAGATGTGAAACGTATTTTTAATAAATTTTATACAGGAGAAAATGGGCGCAAATATCGAGAATCTACCGGTATGGGGCTTTATTTAGTTAAAGAAGTAGCGGAAAGATTAGAACATCGTGTTGAATTGGAATCAAAGGTCGGAGTAGGCACAACGGTAAGAATTATTTTTTCCAACACGCAAAACCTTACATCCATGTAA
- the licT gene encoding BglG family transcription antiterminator LicT: MNVLKVINNNIVLSRNDDNQELVVMGKGLGFKKKVGDTIDETKIENMYLSSKEWSVNKLTQMLSSIPMEHIQVANEIISFAKVSLGKKLSENIFLTLTDHISYAIERYENGMEIKNALLWEIKRFYNHEFLIGKEALSIVKNRLSVDLPEDEAGFIALHIVNAELDMGQVSRVSEMAKVIQNILNIVKYHFKIDLDEYSLNYERFITHLKFFFQRMFSGVKLDDAGTSSFIFMLKEKYTNEYACALKIREYIKKEFGRELEEDELIYLTIHIKRITSD; the protein is encoded by the coding sequence ATGAATGTATTGAAAGTGATTAATAATAATATCGTATTGTCTAGGAATGATGATAATCAAGAACTTGTCGTGATGGGGAAAGGGCTAGGCTTTAAGAAAAAGGTCGGCGACACTATTGATGAAACGAAGATTGAGAATATGTATCTCAGTTCAAAAGAGTGGAGTGTCAATAAATTAACCCAGATGTTATCTTCGATTCCGATGGAACATATTCAGGTAGCAAATGAAATCATCAGCTTTGCAAAAGTTTCGCTTGGGAAAAAACTAAGTGAAAATATCTTCTTAACATTAACCGATCATATCAGTTATGCAATTGAGCGCTATGAGAATGGAATGGAAATCAAGAATGCTCTTCTTTGGGAGATTAAACGATTTTATAATCATGAATTCTTGATTGGAAAAGAAGCGTTATCGATTGTAAAAAACCGACTCAGTGTTGATTTACCAGAAGATGAAGCTGGATTTATCGCCTTGCATATTGTCAATGCGGAGCTTGATATGGGCCAAGTTAGTCGAGTATCAGAAATGGCAAAGGTTATCCAAAATATCCTTAATATTGTAAAATATCATTTTAAAATTGATTTGGACGAGTATTCGCTTAATTATGAACGATTTATCACGCACTTGAAATTTTTCTTTCAACGAATGTTCAGTGGTGTTAAATTGGATGATGCAGGAACGTCCAGTTTCATTTTCATGCTGAAGGAAAAGTATACTAATGAGTATGCTTGTGCATTGAAAATTAGAGAGTATATTAAGAAAGAATTTGGAAGAGAACTAGAAGAAGATGAGTTAATCTATCTGACGATTCATATAAAAAGAATAACCAGTGATTAG
- a CDS encoding beta-glucoside-specific PTS transporter subunit IIABC: MNYQELAKLIIDKVGGEGNVKSLTHCATRLRFNLKDDQKAEEKTLKNTPGIMGVVNKGGQYQVIIGSDVGNVYKEIINQTNISNDGGEEKVEDKRSAFAKVIDTITGIFTPILPAITAAGMLKAVLSILVVSKVLTTESQTYQIINFMADAAFYFLPILLAVSSAQKFKANMFLAMMVGGILLHPNFVAMVTAAKESGEAIKLMGLPISAVSYSSSVIPIILSVWFMSYIEPIADKVSPKAIKFFSKPLITIFIVGTVSLVVLGPIGYLISDAISNGITALESVSPWIVPLLVGTFTPLLVATGTHYGLVPIGINNRMTTGFDTVIYPGMLASNVSQGAAAIGVGIKSKDSTIKQLAYSAGLTGLFGITEPALYGVNLRFKTPLYAAMIGGAAGGLFMGIFRVRNFSGGSPGLLTLPSYIGDNTLTFFYYACIGAVISIVVTFIATLILYKDQAAEETAESNEAPTNATPKLNISGATIVSPLQGKLHRLKQVDDGMFSEEILGQGVAIEPTEGTVLSPVNGTVSAIFDSKHAIGITSEDGVELLIHVGIDTVQLNGAGYEYSVEKDQEIKIGDKLIQFDLEGIKAKGYKTITPVVITNSAEVGDILIANEGPIKFGEEIIKVMK; this comes from the coding sequence ATGAATTATCAAGAGTTAGCGAAATTAATTATCGATAAGGTTGGTGGTGAGGGAAATGTGAAAAGTTTGACTCACTGTGCAACACGATTACGTTTTAATTTAAAGGATGATCAAAAAGCAGAGGAAAAAACGTTAAAAAATACTCCAGGAATAATGGGGGTAGTAAATAAAGGAGGACAATACCAAGTTATCATTGGAAGTGATGTAGGTAATGTTTATAAAGAGATCATTAACCAAACTAATATTTCTAATGATGGGGGAGAAGAGAAAGTAGAAGATAAGCGATCTGCCTTTGCCAAAGTAATTGATACCATTACGGGAATCTTTACCCCAATTCTTCCAGCTATTACGGCAGCGGGGATGTTAAAAGCAGTTTTATCTATATTAGTAGTGTCTAAGGTGCTGACAACAGAAAGTCAAACTTATCAGATTATTAATTTCATGGCAGATGCTGCATTCTATTTTTTACCTATCTTGCTAGCGGTTTCTTCTGCACAAAAGTTTAAAGCAAATATGTTTTTAGCTATGATGGTTGGAGGAATCCTACTGCATCCAAATTTCGTTGCAATGGTTACGGCTGCGAAAGAGAGTGGAGAAGCGATAAAGTTGATGGGGCTTCCTATTTCGGCAGTATCCTATTCCTCTTCTGTTATTCCGATTATTCTATCTGTATGGTTTATGTCCTATATTGAACCAATTGCAGACAAAGTTTCACCTAAGGCTATTAAGTTCTTTAGTAAACCATTGATTACCATTTTTATAGTAGGAACAGTTAGTTTAGTAGTATTAGGACCAATAGGATATTTAATTAGTGATGCTATATCAAACGGGATAACAGCTTTAGAATCGGTTAGTCCGTGGATTGTGCCATTATTGGTTGGAACATTTACTCCATTGCTTGTTGCAACAGGTACCCACTATGGTCTAGTTCCAATTGGTATTAACAATCGTATGACAACTGGTTTTGATACAGTGATTTATCCAGGAATGCTTGCTTCCAATGTGAGTCAAGGTGCTGCTGCAATTGGTGTTGGTATTAAATCAAAAGATAGTACGATTAAGCAATTAGCTTATTCTGCAGGTTTGACTGGGCTGTTTGGTATTACAGAACCGGCTCTATACGGGGTTAACTTACGCTTTAAGACACCACTATATGCTGCAATGATTGGTGGAGCAGCCGGTGGACTATTTATGGGGATTTTCAGAGTGCGAAACTTCTCTGGTGGTTCACCAGGTCTCCTAACTTTACCGAGTTATATTGGGGATAACACGTTAACTTTCTTCTATTATGCATGTATTGGTGCAGTTATTAGTATTGTTGTAACATTCATCGCCACATTAATTCTATATAAAGATCAAGCTGCTGAAGAGACAGCAGAATCAAACGAAGCGCCGACAAATGCAACGCCGAAATTGAATATCAGTGGAGCAACGATTGTTTCCCCACTGCAAGGAAAATTACACCGTTTAAAACAAGTAGATGATGGCATGTTTTCTGAAGAAATTTTAGGACAAGGTGTAGCAATTGAACCAACGGAAGGCACCGTCCTATCACCAGTGAATGGTACCGTTAGTGCAATATTTGATTCCAAGCATGCTATTGGGATTACAAGTGAAGACGGAGTAGAGTTGTTGATTCATGTTGGTATCGATACGGTTCAACTGAATGGTGCAGGATATGAGTATTCCGTGGAAAAAGATCAAGAAATCAAAATAGGTGACAAATTAATTCAATTTGATTTGGAAGGAATTAAAGCAAAAGGATATAAAACGATTACGCCTGTTGTCATTACAAACTCAGCAGAAGTAGGAGATATTCTTATTGCAAATGAAGGCCCAATTAAATTTGGCGAGGAAATCATCAAAGTCATGAAATAG